A window of Fusarium musae strain F31 chromosome 1, whole genome shotgun sequence genomic DNA:
TGTTTGTGACAATCAACGCAATTCTAGTCCCATATTGCTCCATGACACTTGTCAGGAATATCAATAGAGCGTATGAGCACGTCCTTGGGAAATTCGCAATGGCACCCGTGACTCTGGTGTATCAGGGGCTTCCACATCACAGATGAAGCCAGCAAGTTCACAGACAAACTCACAATGCCAGAGCTCTACTCACCGAGATTGAAGCAAATCGATTTATTAGTTTTTTGTCATAAAACATCAGTAGTGCAAGAGCAAAGCGTCCCAAGTTCTCCAGGTAACGAACATGCCATCTTGATATCAAACCTGGAAAATTATAAGAGAATGGCTCTGCATCCCCTGAATACAATGTGCGGTGTCCCTTATCCCCGCTATGCGCCTCAAATGCAAGATAATTCGTTATCCTCGGGTCTCGAGTTTTATCTCCCACCTCCAAAGTCTCCCTGTCATTCTTGATGTCAAAAATAGATATGTGATAACCAATCTGTAATAGTTACGCCGTTCTTGGGTAGATATCGTCAGATCTCGTTGGTAGGTAAGCCTTTTACCGATTCTGTAGCTTAGAGATCTCATCGAGGAGATCCTGAAGGTCCTGATCAGAAATCTTGTCGGCCAGTGAAGGGATGAGTGTCTTGGCCTCGTCGGCTCCCTCACAGCACAGAGAACCTAAAGATAGCTTGTTAGTATTTTCAAGACATGCATGATCTTTCAAGTCTGGAGATCGTACCCAGCTGTGCACGCTCAAATTTGGCGAGGTTCTTATGTGCGCTAAGAAGGCGTTCCACAGCTTCTACGTTCTCCTTCTGAGTGAATCGCGCAAAGTTATCGAGGTAGGTCAAAGTCGAGTTGAGCATCCTGGCAAGGGTCAGTCCTGTCGCCCGCGATCTAGCGGCCACGGGGGCTTAATTACTCGGTGTTGTTGACATTCCTACGATCGTTCTTTCGTTTCGCGTGGAGGGCATTTAGAACCAGCGCAGCTTCGGAGAGCGTCAAGGTGTCGACATCTTGAAACTCGCCAAGGTTCAGAACTGCGGA
This region includes:
- a CDS encoding hypothetical protein (EggNog:ENOG41~BUSCO:EOG09264ZI5), translated to MEDEQQIPAAAAPRKVNHPRTSRPKPAAPGNEEASAVLNLGEFQDVDTLTLSEAALVLNALHAKRKNDRRNVNNTEMLNSTLTYLDNFARFTQKENVEAVERLLSAHKNLAKFERAQLGSLCCEGADEAKTLIPSLADKISDQDLQDLLDEISKLQNR